TGAGACCATACCTCCGTTTCGGGCTCTCGAGCGGATAAACCGTCGACAGGACGCCGCTCTCGCCGCCAGCGGGAGAGCTATATACCGCTCGACGACCCGTATTCAACGTTGTTGCCGTCCGACCGGACGGGCGGGTCCGCCCTGTCGACGCAGTTTCAATAGCTGAGCCGACGTACGTTTCGATACCTACGGATTCACTCCGCGGGAGGCAGCTCATGAGTACCCACTACCCCACCCCCGAGACGGACGCTCCGCGCGACGGGCGCGCGGCCCGCGCCGTCCTCGTCGCCGTCGGCCTGTTCGCCCTCGGCGTCCTCGCCAACCTCGTCTTCAGCGTCGCCGTCGCGGTGCCCCTGTTCCTCGCGGGCGTCGGAATCACCTCGGCCGCGGCGCTCGTTCTGCTCACTCTCGCCGGCCAACTCGGCTTCGCTGCCGTCGCCGTCGGCTACCTGCGGCGCTGGCTCTCCGGCGTGCCAGTCCGTCGGCTCACCCGCTCGGACGCGCGCGTCGTCGGCGTCTCCACCGTCGCCGTCCTCCTCGTCGCGTTCGGGTTCACGGCGCTGAGCGCCGTCCTCCCCATCGAACCGACGACGAGCGTCGTCGGCGACGTGGCCGCATCGGAGCCGTGGGTACTGCTCGCGTTCGCCGCGCTCTCGATACTCGTCGTCGCGCCCGCCGAGGAACTGCTGTTCCGCGGCGCCGTCCAGGGGCGACTCCGCCGCGCGTTCGGTCCCGCCGCGGCCGTCGTCGGCGCGGGAGCGCTGTTCGCCGTCCTACACGTCCTCAACTTCGGCGTCCTGAACGCCGGCGCGGCCGTCGCCCTCGGCGTCATCTTCCTCGTCGGCGCTCTCCTCGGGTGGGCGTACGAACGGACCGGCAACCTCCTCGTCCCCGTGGCGGTCCACGGCGTGTACAACGCCGTGCTGTTCGGGGCGTCGTACCTGACGTACGCGCTCGCCTGATTGCTCCCCGACTCTGCGTCCGGGACCGGAGCCGAAACGGTCGCTCAGCCCGCACATCCGAACAGGAATGTCCGAGTAACAACACTGTTCCACATAAGTACGGTTCTCAAAGCAATTTCTAGTTGACAGCAACCAATTCTCTTTTTATTCCTCCGCCCTATTCCCGAAGTGAGGTCGAGCCCACTGTCGTGGATTCCGCAACTCATTCCTGGTTTAAGCGGGGCGGTGAGAGCCGTAGGGACGAATGTGGACTCATCGAGGAAACCAAATGACACGAACACAGCAGTCACTGACGAAAGCGGAGTTTACCGAGCAGTTAGAGAGCCTCGTCCGGACGGCCGAAGCGAACGATATCGACATCGCCGGAGGCTACACCTTCAGAACCGACGGCGACGGCGCGGACTGGAGTCTCGAACTGTTCGAGGTCGTCAAACCCAGCGACAAGTGACAACTTCTGATTAGGAGTCGTCCCGTCGGCAGACTGTCTCTCGAAGATGGGTATCGAGCGCCTGCCGAATCTCCTCGGACGTTCGAACGTCCGCGACGCCGACGACGTCGCTGAGTTCCTCCAGCGTGATTCGACGCGGCGTCTCGAAGTACCCCTCCCTGACGGCCAGTCTCAGTATCTCCCGTTGGTATTCGGAGAGCGTGTCACTCGACCCCATCATACTCGTTCGAATTATTGATTGTTCCCGTCAAAAAGGCCTCTGTAGCCCGCGACTGAACTAATCGGGGATCCGACAGTCACACGGTAGAGTACGGTTCGCCGTCGAGGGCGGACCCGTCGGCGGGCCGTGGTGACGTTCGGAACGGACGGGAACCGAGACGGGACGCCGCCACTCACTCCCCACCGGTGCCGCTCTCGGCGCCGGAGTCGTCCCGTTCGTCGGCGGTTCTCGGCACCCGCTCGTCGCCCTCTATCGACGGGAGGTCCATCTGGGGTTCGTGGGTTATCTCCTCTCTGTCCTCCTCGTCGAGCACCTCGTCGCCGACGGTCAGCCCGAACTCCTCGGCGCGTTCGCGCCAGAACTCCCGGTAGCCCTCGTGTTCGATGTCGCTGGTCACCGTGGTCTCGCCGCGTTCGACGCGGGCCTCCTTCTCGCGCACCTCGGTGATGAGGTCCTCGGCGAGGTCCGTCGAGAGTTGGCCGCTCAGTTCCGCCTCGGTGATAGCGCTCTCCTCGGCTTGGAGGATGCGCGCCTCGCTCTGCAGGAGTTCTTGTTTCAGCAGCGAGGGCTCGCTCTCCAGCAGCGACCGAATGACGTTGTTGAGCTCCTTCTTCTCGCGGCCGTACTCGCGCTTGAACCGCTCGTAGACGTCGGTCCGAATCAGGTTGCGCTCGTGGAGTCGCTCGGCCTCGTCGAGCGCCTCGTCGACGGCCTTCGCGCGGGTGAGAAGCAGGCTGTAGAGCTGCTGTTCCTCCCCGGAGGTGCGGATGCCGACGGCGCGGAGGAAGCGCTTCATCGACAGCCCCTGCACGACGAGGCTGAACGCCGCGATACCGAAGACGAGCACGCGCAGTTGCTGTCGCGGCCCGACCGACTCGGGGAGGCCGAGGACGAGGGCGATGGGGATGGAGCCGTGGAGGCCGCCCCAGACGAGGACGTGCTGGTACTTCCGCGAGACGTTCGCGTCGGTCAGGCGGTTGACGATTTCGGTGAGGGGGTAGACGGCGATAGCGCGCGCGACGAGGACGAGGACGATGGCCGGAATCAGCACGTCGATTTCGGCGAGTATCTGTCGGATGGGCGTCTTCACGCCGAGGAGGACGAAGATGAACGTGT
This Halogeometricum sp. S3BR5-2 DNA region includes the following protein-coding sequences:
- a CDS encoding CPBP family intramembrane glutamic endopeptidase, with product MSTHYPTPETDAPRDGRAARAVLVAVGLFALGVLANLVFSVAVAVPLFLAGVGITSAAALVLLTLAGQLGFAAVAVGYLRRWLSGVPVRRLTRSDARVVGVSTVAVLLVAFGFTALSAVLPIEPTTSVVGDVAASEPWVLLAFAALSILVVAPAEELLFRGAVQGRLRRAFGPAAAVVGAGALFAVLHVLNFGVLNAGAAVALGVIFLVGALLGWAYERTGNLLVPVAVHGVYNAVLFGASYLTYALA
- a CDS encoding helix-turn-helix domain-containing protein, whose amino-acid sequence is MMGSSDTLSEYQREILRLAVREGYFETPRRITLEELSDVVGVADVRTSEEIRQALDTHLRETVCRRDDS
- a CDS encoding Na+/H+ antiporter codes for the protein MPTSAIEQQLIDLLTVFLIAGGVGALLAKIGRIPYTIALLIAGFAASIVGLGIDITLTHDIILLVVLPPLLFEGAATTDIDEFRANFPVMAVMATVGLALSIIVVGVVSTRLLGYTLLMGLLFGTIILPTDPVSVLSLFKQVGAPERLSVLVEGESLMNDGIAVVIFSALLALVEAGDSAADLATLDGVTELLSGIVVSAGGGAVVGLACGYLVYRVMANLDEHMTEIVLTVVLAYGAFLVAEHYLHVSGVIATVAAGLLIGNRGREYAMSPQTKTAVFNTWETAAYVVNTFIFVLLGVKTPIRQILAEIDVLIPAIVLVLVARAIAVYPLTEIVNRLTDANVSRKYQHVLVWGGLHGSIPIALVLGLPESVGPRQQLRVLVFGIAAFSLVVQGLSMKRFLRAVGIRTSGEEQQLYSLLLTRAKAVDEALDEAERLHERNLIRTDVYERFKREYGREKKELNNVIRSLLESEPSLLKQELLQSEARILQAEESAITEAELSGQLSTDLAEDLITEVREKEARVERGETTVTSDIEHEGYREFWRERAEEFGLTVGDEVLDEEDREEITHEPQMDLPSIEGDERVPRTADERDDSGAESGTGGE